gagGTTGATCGAGTATCTCGCCGTTCTTCGTCTGAAGCAGTCTTTGAACGACGACGTTGAGGAGCAAATTCGTAAGGCCGAGGCAGAGATTGCCCCTGAGCATGATTCTGGCAACCCGCCCACTGAGAGCGCTGCGAACCCAGAGAACAGCGCAAAACTCCAGATCCTGAAATCAAAGAGGATGGTGGACAAGTCACCGATTATGCTTCTCGTCGGCCCGCCTGGAGTTGGCAAGACAAGTCTGGCCAAGTCCGTCGCCACGGCACTTGGAAGGAAGTTTCATCGCATCTCTCTCGGCGGCGTTAGAGACGAAGCCGAGATTCGTGGACACCGTCGAACATATGTTGCTGCTATGCCGGGCTTGATTGTTCAAGGTTTGCGAAAGGTTGGCGTTGCCAACCCAGTCTTCCTCTTAGATGAAATTGATAAGATTGGTATGGCCAGCGTCCACGGAGACCCCTCGGCCGCCATGCTCGAGGTCTTGGATCCAGAGCAGAACCATACCTTCCAGGACCACTACATAGGCATGCCGATCGACTTGTCCAAGATCCTCTTCATTGCCACAGCAAACAACTTGGACACCATTCCCGCGCCGCTCCTGGACCGCATGGAAATGATCTATCTGCCGGGCTACACTACCCTAGAGAAGCGTCATATTGCCATGCAGCACCTCGTTCCCAAGCAGATACGAGCCAATGGATTAGTCGAGGACCAAGTCACCTTCAACAAGGATGTTGTCTCCAAGATTATCGAGTCGTACACTCGTGAATCAGGGGTTCGCAACCTGGAACGAGAGATTGGGTCTGTATGCCGTGCGAAAGCTGTGGAGTATGCTGAGGCAAGAGATGGCGGGAGTATTGAAAAGTACAAGCCTCTTCTCACAATCGAGGACATTGAAAACATTCTCGGCATCGAAAAGTTTGAAGAGGAAATTGCCGAGAAGATCAGCCGCCCTGGTATTGTTACGGGTCTCGTGGCCTACAGCACCGGCGGCAACGGTAGTATATTGTTTATTGAAGTCGCCGACATGCCTGGCAATGGCAGGGTACAGCTGACGGGCAAGCTGGGCGATGTCCTCAAGGAGAGTGTGGAAGTCGCCCTGACCTGGGTCAAGGCTCATGCCTACGAGTTGGGTCTCACTCCTGAGCCTACGACGGACATCATGAAGGAGCGCAGCATTCACGTACACTGTCCTTCTGGTGCGATCCCCAAGGACGGGCCAAGCAGCGGTATCGGACAGGCTATTGCTCTCATCTCCTTGTTTTCTGGCAAGCCTGTGCCtccaacaatggccatgacggtATGTTACCAGCCAGCCCCTTTCTTCCTTATTGTCTCGAGTCATTTGTCCAGGAACAGTCACTTGCATAGACGAGAGTGGCCCCATTGTGAGTCAATTCGTGCTAACACAGCATGATCCTGTTTAGGGTGAAATTTCTCTTCGCGGACGTGTCACGGCCGTTGGCggcatcaaggagaagctcatTGGGGCTCTCCGGGCGGGCGTCAAAACAGTCTTGCTTCCAGCACAGAACAGGAAGGACGTCAAGGATTTGCCGCAGGAAGTCAAGGACGGCCTACAAATTGTACACGTTAGGTATGAGTTTCCTGCCTGCTGCTCcttgtatttttttttctttttcggcTCTTCAGCGCAGAAAACCGGTGCATGATGCTTGATATTGTATACTTTGATTGCCTGTCGAGGAGCGGTTTCGAACTTGTCCGACATATTTCCCGGTTTTTTGGTGTTATTGCAATGCACGCACTcttgggccaaggccaagaggcCCAAGCACCACGTCAAGCAGACAAGTAAAGTTAAACTAACGTTTCAATTATATAGTCATATCTGGGAAGCGATCCGCTTAGTATGGCCGGACTCCCACTGGGCCGCGGATAGTCACTACGCCGGCATTGAGAGCCGGCTGTGAGGGTGTATATCGAACCCTATTTAGATGTCTGCGCTTGGATTACTATTTAGTGCTATTCAAGGAATCAGCAATGCCATGCCACTAGCATTATTTGAAACCGCCCTTTTCGCGTTTCATTTGTAGCCTCGTTGTTGATGCGGCGTTAGTCAGTTGTTGGCTGAGCTGGTTGTGATGGAACAAGGACCCCTAGTTTGGCTCCAGACCAGACAATCTACCTAGACCCggcaatggcgatggccagCAGAGGACGCGCGGAGATAATGCATAAGTTATAAgtgtttttaatttttaatttttttgaATTCCCTGGCACTGGGGGTCCCACAGCTACACTCCAGAGTCGGCGATGCCGTCTGACCACGGGGTCCAGTAAAACTACTAGGATAGGGGCAGTTTGTCGACCCCATCAGATAAACAGTGCATGTATATACAGTAAGTAGGTGGACAAAAGTCACgatagtactccgtaagcgATTTTGTACCTAAATGTATTATTTTGATTAATAATATTACCtctaaaagtataaattcTAGTGTAAAAATAGGTTATTATCGAGACTTTTGTCCAGTAACTGCATGTGCGGAATATATCACTTGGCAAAGGGGGTctggaggcggaggataCGCCTCATTTCGGCTGGTCATGTGGTTTTGCAACGGGTTTTGTCACATTCGGGTCTCCTGTTGGGTGAGTATCTCTTTATGCGGAGTGGCTCGCGGAGGCTCCTCTGCCGTATAGTTTTcttaggtaagcgagtctccacgagccattccGCATCTATAGAGATAAAAAAGAACAAGTCGTCGCGGTGAGGTATGCTCAGCAATCAGCAAACAGACGTTAGCCAGCACGTACCCCCATGTTATCTCGTTTCCTGGCTCCTCCCACTTTTGCAATTTGTGCTATTTATGCATGTCGTACGATGGCTTTATAGAAGAGGGCCAACCCGGCGGGATGACAGGACAGAAGAtgcattgtacatatgtacaaaaTTACTGCACGCCACCTTGAAATATGGCCACGATGTTTGTTTCGTTTAGAGTTTGCCGTCTTGAGCCGATGTCTTTTCCGACATGAACCATGCTTGTCCCTCTCCAGAAGCTCTTTGGACAGGAGGACCTGGTCATTTTCGAGCCAGGCTATGGCGGCAAATGATGTCAATACGGAGCTTCTGGCGACATTTCATCCAAGTTTATTTGCGGCAAGCCCATGTGCATCACCGCCGTTGGCGCGCCAGGTCAAGGTTTGTTTCGAGACAGTCCACACCGAGGCGTGTGTGCTTCAATCTCATCAGCCACATTGGCTTGGTCCTTACTCCGTAGTGCGGAGAAGCATTTATCTTCCGACAGAGCACTCCGCATTCGGATGTCATAGTATGCACATACATTCATACTAGTTTATGGCCGATAACATTGTCCCCGTCCACTTAAGCtagtccacttagttgccaacgggcAATACGTTCGGCATAGGGTTGGgcaatgtatgtacatatgaCTTAATATGTTGGCACGGCCACCGTTACTCCGAGTCATTAGTTACTCCGTAGCGATTCGTGCCATTCGCCTCGTTGCAACGGGTGGTGTAGactccgtacatggccaCGGTAATGTATTCAGTAGATAAAATATGGTGTTGAATACTCGATAAGCGGCGGGATTTCTTTGACCGTGGTGCTCCTCTCTTTCATGTGCGACCCGACTTGCATGCGTCTATGTCGTGTCACGTCGGGCCACTGCATGGTTTGGGTCTGAATCTTATCCGACAGCTGCTAACGACGCCTTCTCAGCCTCTGTAATGCAAGTAGGTGGGAGAAGGAAGCGGTGCCAGATCGTACAAGTCCAAGTGCATCCACGCACTGGCTAGGGGAGTGTAAAGTACTGTCGAGTCGCGCTGTATATTTTTGGGCAACATGTTGGTGTGCATGCGTGCCAGAGTTCAGGTTGACTTGACTGGCATGTGCGATCTTGTTATTGTCGCCCGGTTTCCTCTTGTCCTCTCTCGCACTTTGTCTATCATGTCTACCCGATGGAATCTCAACTTTAAAACACACATTGGTtggatgtatgtatgtatggctCAGCCTGCTACACCAGCTTCAGCCTGCCAAGGAACAGTGTGTTTCGCTATCCTTGCCTGATGGGGATGGGCATGTTTGGGATAGATTGTCTGTTCCATTTGCCATTTGCAGCCTTCGGATTTCTGTTACATCGACCCCAACTAACTAGCAGTTGGCTTCTTTAAACTATTTCCTCGACAAGTATCTTGTTCGGAGGTTTCTTTGGATCGATGGGCTGAAGAGACATGTTGgatagtagtactccgtactgcctACTGATCTGGTGAGTGAGAGATGTCCACTGGTCCCGGTCTTGGCAAGCCTGCATGAAATGCCcatactcggtactccgtactgtagTAGTATCAAGTAGTATTATACAACAAGAAGCATCCTTGATGAGTGGGAGAGACAGGTGACACTCACATGAACCCTAGCACCTCCCAACTCCCTCGGGAAACATGTCCGGGAATAGGGTGTGCAATGACATCGTACCCTGTCCACCTTGGCTAAAAACCGGGCACGAAAAAGTTTAATCTGTTACCTCGCACCGACCGCTACTATGTATTGCCAATCGCATTACGCGTAGAATTGGTGATTGGTTGGCCCGGTTTTGAGAGGTGGCATCGCTTATGTGGGAATGGCATGGTACCAAGGAAGCATTTGAATGAACTGggcaaggaaaagaaagaaagtactccgtactccgtagtagtactatgATAATATTACCCGCCACACATCGATGGGGCAGCGGGTTGGAGACGTCGAGCCAGCTCCCTTGAAAGAGAATGAAAGAGGGAGGACGATTCAACAGACTTGTCAACTGACCTGTCGTTTCCCGCAGTCAGATATGAGAGCCGCCTCGTGATCAAGAATCTGAAATTTGGATTTACCTAGGTAAGATCGGACAAGAATACGGGTCCGCGGCCAGAGCCTGGGACAAAACGGTCCCACTGTGTTGGCATGAGCAGGACCCTGTGGGCGGAGATGGTGTTCACGCACTCCACACGGGACGCTCCCGCAGTTGTTAGGAGTAATAAGAGAAAAGGACAAAGCCTCAAGAGAGCTTAGCCAGACTGACGCAGCCTGAGCTGTGCCTAAACGCGGCTAGGTGGCTCCGGACGAATAACTGCTACTCGTTTTGCCCCAGCTTAAAGTTAAAGGCAGCTGACTTTGTCCGTAGACCATTCAGAGGCAAACATCGCCGCCAAGTCCCCATGGTGTGCTATCAGCCGAAACTAGCAAGCGCTTTCGATGGATAGGGTTAAATAACCCCCCCCTCCCACCCGGCATTGTCGGCATCATTACCCAAGAAGAGGACCTGTGTCCACGCCACAGATTCCCGaccattactccgtacaacgaTATGGATCACCGTTGTGTAACCAAGTGTCCCAGAGAGATATTATTCACCTCCTTGGCACGTGGCAGTGATCTGGACTGGGAAGCGGGCCACATTCATGTGATTTGGAATGGGAACTAgggcagcagcttcatgcTGGGGAAATGGTGTGTGGCCAGGGCTTTGGACCTTGGACCTTGGACCTTGGACAGCAGCATCTGAGACAAACGCAAACCTGAATTCTGACCGACGAGGAAAAGTTGAATCCCACTGAATAATATATCGTAGTCCGTCTGACTCGCACTCTTTGCAGGAACCCACGAGTTTGTACTCGCAGAGTCGCTGTTTGTTTGCTCCATCTTTTTCCAAGGGTTGAGGTACTGCGACCTCGGTCCTCCGTACTTTCTCTGAGGGGCGAGAGACCGTGTCAGTTCCGCCAATGACTGCATGTGAGACTTCATCGTCCTTCCCACAGCTTTGTGAGATCAACGGACAACCAGAGTAATAGGTCCGAGGGGCTTGTTACTTAGCGAGCCAGCGAAACAAGTCCGACCTAGGGGTGCGGAACGACAGATTGTTGTATTGCCACCCCGACGGATGAATGCTCAAGACACTGACTGACTGGTAGCCGTGCCAGTTGCTAATATTCATGCTTGACGAGCAGGATACAGCTTGTAATAGTAGTTGGAGTGCTTCGCTCAAGATGCGTGGTCCAAGAATCTCGCATGGATGAGGTCGCCCCACACTCATCAGGCTGTGTCATTTCCCAAATCATCTTCATGCAACAGGCTCAGCGCTCGATGGGTCTGATGGCTGCATCATCCCGATAGGAAAGGCAACCGCTCCAAGGCGGAATCCCTGTCGTATAGTTTGCGCAAGGCCTGCGCCGCCTTCCAAGAGTACGGAATTAGGCCGACAAGATTTCAGTGTTTTTCGTACCGAGTACCAAGACCAACATCCGTCAGATCAATATGAGCGAGCGTATCATCATATCGGAGAGTATCCATGGAGTTAAATTATTATGACATATAATATTGCATTCTTCCTCGTACGCATGTACCTGTCTCTAGTTCGATATGGCCATTCATTTCGCATAAGTCGGTCGGAGCTTTTTGGGCGCTGGCAAGGGCGTGTTCCGACTGGAATACGAAAGTATGCGTCTCATCGAAGGAGTTCGTCTCCAGTCTCGCTTGTCAACCCGCTGGTTTCAGGCTGTGTAACGCGGCGCGTGCCTTTAACATGGCCGATAATTCGGCAAGCAGACCCTCGGGTATCTCTGATTGTGTGCCGAAACAATGATGCGGGTTGACCATTTACCTGCGGTTGTCTTTGTATCACATGCCTCGACATCGTCAGACCAAGGAAGAGAGAGTGGAGTATGAGTTTGTTGCTGATCATGGCTAGATCCGATACACCATGAAACAACATTTTCATTTCCCGCACCAAGCATGAGATGCTCACCCGCCCCGAGAGTCTGTTGTTGGTCGTTCTCATGAATGCCACCATAAAGGCCTTCCTTTCCGGGCGCGACGGGACTTGCCAGCATCTTGAACCCACTGTGCTTGAAAATGCGCACCGCCAAATACCCTACCTACCCTTGTCCTTCCAACTTTAGCGGATATAACAGTGCGGTTCTAAATTGCCAGACCAGATTCCTGCCATGCACGATAGTGACTGATTTCGAGGTGCAACATCATACTCAGACCACTACCGGGTGAACGAGAAAAATAAGACAGAAAATCAGGATGCCGGCAAGGTCACTGCTGCAAGCCTGCAAGCGATTGCAACAAAGGATGGCGGTACTATACGACGACAGGACTAAACCAAAGAGCCTGAAGTCCTCTGGTAGCGACTATCACTCGCCGGTGAACCAAATACCTGAATCTGGGAGTTGATCCCCTCTCTCTTTTTCATTCATtcagctttttttttaggttaaaaaaaagaaaaaagaaaataaaccAGCCCAGCTTCCACAACAAGGTAGTTGGTACTACTACCCACAACTGAGGCTGGAGTTGAGGGTCCAATGATGTCCACTGAgatgtgtacggagtatttcaGTTCGTATTAGGGCCAGAGGCTGAACTATAGTTGAAAGAATAGTTTGCCGTGTGAGTAATCAGATGGTGATGTTCCCCCACGTACTTCACTCGATGCTCGATGCCTGGCACATAAGTTGATAACGAACGCTTCGGAGTGGACTCCGGTCGATGAACTCGTCTTGCTTCTGCATGGTAGCGGTAGCGGATGGGCCACATTTGGACTGACGTCGTGGAGGCTTCCCCTGTCGTGCAGCTAAAATTCACTCTCCGCAAGTCGCATTGGGTGTCGAGGATCAAGGATCCAGATTAGACGAACGCCACGGCTAGTGAGACCAGCCACCTAAATGAAGCGATGATGGGACACACCGACTGCGCTTAATACAGAGGTGCTCCCAGTTCCACAGGAACCAAACTGCACAAGTAGGATTGTGTGGCGACCAACCTGCTCCTTGCTTGAGACGGTCATCAGCTGAAACGATCATCTGCTGCCAATAACAATTTAGCCCCGAGTGGTCCAAAGTCTTCCAGCTCCATGCTCATCAGTGGGCCGAAAGGATAAGCACCGAGCAGCCTAGccatgtgtacggagtatttgcGCGGAGTATATCCTATGCATGTGGGTGTTAATACTGACCTAA
The DNA window shown above is from Metarhizium brunneum chromosome 1, complete sequence and carries:
- the LONP2 gene encoding Lon protease 2, peroxisomal encodes the protein MGRSQTASLPIIPLARGTVLLPGLIQRISVTSSRPDIPALLAHVYEQAAAKGPEGRIDSIPIACVPLSSPFVGPTGQLLINNGEEIDTSQLAEVNPGSANKADVFGFGVAAKIVGIDGRGAGEFALRVEGTSRVRVDNISRERPFFQGRVTYFSDEIDMADKQLQDLFGLLKAQSRELVTILRISSLLPRTKNGPALSPGLTKRLEMLIMRREIKEAGLLADFMSNLVEASHEEKLGVLAALDVKVRITKVIELLERQVGGIKNNFKITTFTSVPVQILDRLNDNPNKRNSSGLPIPGVNFLSGAGQMPSGNDQGDEQEANELDELKKKLQNAQLPAEVAKTVDRELRRLQKMMPMNQEYQVTRNWLETLSEIPWAAVTDDRLGPETLNRARKQLDDDHYGLDKVKKRLIEYLAVLRLKQSLNDDVEEQIRKAEAEIAPEHDSGNPPTESAANPENSAKLQILKSKRMVDKSPIMLLVGPPGVGKTSLAKSVATALGRKFHRISLGGVRDEAEIRGHRRTYVAAMPGLIVQGLRKVGVANPVFLLDEIDKIGMASVHGDPSAAMLEVLDPEQNHTFQDHYIGMPIDLSKILFIATANNLDTIPAPLLDRMEMIYLPGYTTLEKRHIAMQHLVPKQIRANGLVEDQVTFNKDVVSKIIESYTRESGVRNLEREIGSVCRAKAVEYAEARDGGSIEKYKPLLTIEDIENILGIEKFEEEIAEKISRPGIVTGLVAYSTGGNGSILFIEVADMPGNGRVQLTGKLGDVLKESVEVALTWVKAHAYELGLTPEPTTDIMKERSIHVHCPSGAIPKDGPSSGIGQAIALISLFSGKPVPPTMAMTGEISLRGRVTAVGGIKEKLIGALRAGVKTVLLPAQNRKDVKDLPQEVKDGLQIVHVSHIWEAIRLVWPDSHWAADSHYAGIESRL